A region from the Sandaracinus amylolyticus genome encodes:
- a CDS encoding FG-GAP-like repeat-containing protein, with product MRGALVIAIASVIASSSIARAQSVRYRRPFDGGHRVSAYFDHNGGGGCTDWACGGTCYNGHSGNDYAMPVGTPVLAAAAGRVVATFNGCANYGSFGNTCGGRCGNYVSIAHDDGSRSTYCHMQLGSIRVGVGQHVGCGQVLGGSASSGSSTGPHLHFGHRSPGAGGASDPYAGGCSRANTLWTDQGGYRGLPGTGCQGGGCVPSGEWCNGRDDDCDGRSDEALSRGCGTDVGECVAGWQACEGGGWGACHGSVGPRGEECDGRDQDCDGATDEALVRSCGTDVGECVAGTETCRAASWSACEGAIDPVPERCDTLDNDCDGTNDDERICEREEVAWSGPLHAPTSDSDASGDGRADACARTSSGFACLASGAGQGFTVRLTGTALGDADFWTASAIRMGDLDGDGRADVCAREGDRLVCWRSSGVGFVDRIDGPSVAGATAIELADVDGDALLDACVRDARGLACHRGDGYRFESVVVLPALADAAGFADVIHHGSIRFGDVDGDGRADVCARDAAGVDCWLGEGDRFGERVRGPRWSDEGGWALLSRWSTLRLADVDGDGRDDLCARGPSGFRCALAGTHGFEREVLGPAMDGAAYERADVYATLRLGDVDGDGRADVCVREPEGVRCWLFGGRGFDRAIVGPALSDAAGWTAPERHRSIRLADVDGDGRADLCARHADGLRCSLSNGHGFDHTWIAPDWSDESTPSDVTIRVAGGRRVGVGHDALRGTFGCAASPIGRAPIAALVLLAMIGLLRRRIV from the coding sequence ATGCGCGGCGCGCTCGTGATCGCGATCGCGTCCGTGATCGCGTCGTCGTCGATCGCGCGCGCGCAGAGCGTGCGCTACCGGCGCCCGTTCGACGGCGGGCACCGCGTCAGCGCGTACTTCGATCACAACGGCGGCGGCGGGTGCACCGACTGGGCGTGCGGCGGCACTTGCTACAACGGTCACTCCGGCAACGACTACGCGATGCCGGTCGGCACGCCGGTGCTCGCCGCGGCCGCGGGCCGCGTGGTCGCGACGTTCAACGGCTGCGCGAACTACGGCTCGTTCGGCAACACGTGCGGCGGTCGCTGCGGCAACTACGTCTCGATCGCGCACGACGACGGATCGCGCTCGACGTACTGCCACATGCAGCTCGGCTCGATCCGCGTCGGCGTCGGCCAGCACGTCGGCTGCGGTCAGGTGCTCGGCGGCTCGGCGTCGAGCGGGAGCAGCACCGGGCCGCACCTGCACTTCGGCCATCGCTCGCCGGGCGCCGGCGGCGCGAGCGATCCCTACGCGGGCGGATGCAGCCGCGCGAACACGCTGTGGACCGATCAGGGCGGCTATCGCGGGCTGCCCGGCACCGGATGCCAGGGCGGCGGATGCGTGCCGAGCGGCGAGTGGTGCAACGGCCGCGACGACGACTGCGACGGACGCAGCGACGAAGCGCTCTCGCGCGGCTGCGGCACCGACGTCGGCGAGTGCGTCGCGGGATGGCAGGCGTGCGAGGGCGGCGGCTGGGGCGCGTGCCACGGCTCGGTCGGACCGCGCGGCGAGGAGTGCGACGGTCGCGATCAGGACTGCGACGGCGCGACCGACGAAGCGCTCGTGCGCAGCTGCGGCACCGACGTCGGCGAGTGCGTCGCGGGCACCGAGACCTGTCGCGCGGCGAGCTGGAGCGCGTGCGAGGGCGCGATCGATCCGGTGCCCGAGCGCTGCGACACGCTCGACAACGACTGCGACGGCACGAACGACGACGAGCGCATCTGCGAGCGCGAGGAGGTCGCGTGGAGCGGGCCGCTGCACGCGCCGACGAGCGACAGCGACGCGAGCGGCGACGGGCGCGCCGACGCGTGCGCGCGCACCTCGAGCGGCTTCGCGTGCCTCGCGAGCGGCGCAGGGCAGGGCTTCACCGTGCGCCTCACCGGCACCGCGCTCGGCGATGCCGACTTCTGGACCGCGTCCGCGATCCGCATGGGCGATCTCGACGGCGACGGTCGCGCGGACGTGTGCGCGCGCGAGGGTGATCGGCTCGTGTGCTGGCGCTCGAGCGGCGTCGGGTTCGTCGATCGCATCGACGGGCCGAGCGTGGCGGGCGCGACCGCGATCGAGCTCGCCGACGTCGACGGAGACGCGCTGCTCGACGCGTGCGTGCGCGACGCGCGCGGCCTCGCGTGCCATCGCGGCGACGGATACCGCTTCGAGAGCGTGGTGGTGCTGCCCGCGCTCGCCGACGCGGCGGGGTTCGCCGACGTCATCCACCACGGATCGATCCGCTTCGGCGACGTCGACGGTGACGGCCGCGCCGACGTCTGCGCGCGCGACGCCGCGGGCGTCGACTGCTGGCTCGGCGAGGGCGATCGATTCGGCGAGCGCGTGCGCGGTCCGCGCTGGAGCGACGAAGGCGGATGGGCGCTGCTCTCGCGCTGGAGCACGCTGCGCCTCGCCGACGTCGACGGCGACGGCCGCGACGATCTCTGCGCGCGCGGGCCTTCGGGCTTCCGCTGCGCGCTCGCGGGCACGCACGGCTTCGAGCGCGAGGTGCTCGGCCCCGCGATGGACGGCGCGGCGTACGAGCGCGCCGACGTCTACGCGACGCTGCGCCTCGGCGACGTCGACGGCGACGGTCGCGCCGACGTCTGCGTGCGCGAGCCCGAAGGCGTGCGGTGCTGGCTCTTCGGCGGTCGTGGCTTCGATCGCGCGATCGTCGGTCCCGCGCTGAGCGACGCCGCGGGGTGGACCGCGCCCGAGCGCCACCGCTCGATCCGCCTCGCCGACGTCGACGGCGACGGCCGCGCGGATCTCTGCGCACGCCACGCCGACGGATTGCGCTGCTCGCTCTCGAACGGGCACGGCTTCGACCACACGTGGATCGCGCCCGACTGGTCCGACGAGAGCACGCCGAGCGACGTCACGATCCGCGTCGCGGGCGGGCGCCGCGTGGGCGTGGGCCACGATGCGCTGCGCGGCACGTTCGGCTGCGCGGCGTCGCCGATCGGGCGCGCGCCGATCGCGGCGCTGGTGCTTCTCGCCATGATCGGGCTCCTGCGTAGACGAATCGTCTGA
- a CDS encoding response regulator transcription factor codes for MSDDPSYVLVVDSDEGSLGSVAAVLAPLGRPVRGARDAASALAAILAGPPLLVVLAGDRPSLSAIDLARVVRERLGHRAPRILLVSGSAVRRVDLRHVDDVVRRPYRAEELVARAKRLVRASGVWSLRGKEAPRALRRIGPA; via the coding sequence ATGAGCGACGACCCCTCGTACGTGCTCGTCGTCGACTCCGACGAAGGCTCGCTCGGCAGCGTCGCGGCCGTGCTCGCTCCCCTCGGACGTCCGGTGCGCGGCGCGCGCGACGCCGCGTCCGCGCTCGCCGCGATCCTCGCGGGCCCGCCGCTCCTCGTCGTGCTCGCCGGCGATCGTCCTTCGCTCTCCGCGATCGATCTCGCGCGCGTGGTGCGCGAGCGCCTCGGGCATCGCGCGCCGCGCATCCTGCTGGTCAGCGGCTCCGCGGTGCGCCGCGTCGATCTCCGTCACGTCGACGACGTCGTGCGTCGTCCGTATCGCGCCGAGGAGCTGGTCGCGCGCGCCAAGCGCCTCGTGCGCGCGAGCGGCGTGTGGTCGCTCCGCGGCAAGGAAGCGCCGCGCGCGCTGCGACGCATCGGGCCCGCATGA
- the dapF gene encoding diaminopimelate epimerase, translating to MRPLLFEKYEGLGNDFVVVEGTSSMLSTDDVMRICDRHRGIGADGVLFTGVSAGRPFMSVINADGSTAEMCGNGLRCVALHLVRRGLVDGRTFDVDTDAGPHAVRVLEVAAPGRVEVSMRAPSLAPRDVPARFDAPLIDGELRADGVVLHGTAVSMGNPHLVTFDAPDAARLRLGPMLQDDRRFPEKVNVGFATMKGRGAMQLHVYERGSGWTQACGTGACAAAVAAVETGRASRGAPIEVVLPGGPLEIVVGEAGERVRMTGPARHVFSGRLTLPL from the coding sequence ATGCGCCCGCTGCTCTTCGAGAAATACGAAGGCCTCGGCAACGACTTCGTCGTCGTCGAGGGCACGTCGTCGATGCTCTCGACCGACGACGTGATGCGCATCTGCGATCGTCACCGCGGCATCGGCGCCGACGGAGTGCTCTTCACCGGCGTGAGCGCGGGCCGCCCGTTCATGTCGGTGATCAACGCAGACGGCAGCACCGCGGAGATGTGCGGCAACGGCCTGCGCTGCGTCGCGCTGCACCTCGTGCGTCGTGGCCTGGTCGACGGGCGCACGTTCGACGTCGACACCGACGCGGGCCCGCACGCGGTGCGCGTGCTCGAGGTCGCGGCGCCGGGTCGCGTCGAGGTCTCGATGCGCGCGCCGAGCCTCGCCCCGCGCGACGTGCCCGCGCGCTTCGACGCGCCGCTGATCGACGGTGAGCTGCGCGCCGACGGCGTCGTGCTCCACGGGACCGCAGTGTCGATGGGCAACCCGCACCTCGTCACGTTCGACGCGCCCGACGCCGCGCGGCTGCGCCTCGGCCCGATGCTGCAGGACGATCGACGCTTCCCCGAGAAGGTGAACGTCGGCTTCGCGACGATGAAGGGCCGCGGCGCGATGCAGCTCCACGTGTACGAGCGCGGGTCGGGATGGACGCAGGCGTGCGGCACCGGCGCGTGCGCGGCGGCGGTCGCGGCGGTCGAGACCGGTCGTGCATCGCGCGGCGCGCCGATCGAGGTCGTGCTCCCGGGCGGCCCGCTCGAGATCGTCGTGGGCGAGGCGGGCGAGCGAGTGCGCATGACCGGCCCGGCGCGCCACGTGTTCTCGGGCCGCCTCACGCTGCCGCTCTGA
- a CDS encoding serine/threonine-protein kinase, which translates to MSAPLPSHPEDTWIGRVIDGRYRILRRLGEGGMGVVFEAEHLKLGKRVALKAIAPERIGDAEIAARFTREAMATAQIEHPHIAAGFDYGLLPEGGAYLVAQLVRGTSLRERLGRGPTPWREACAIAAQIADALTAIHRAGYVHRDLTPENVLVADRDDGTSHVYVLDLGVAALLAASAPPPQPTPGTLTVMGTIVGTAGYMAPEQALGRVVDARADLYVVGVLLWEMIAGRPLFARDGGLTAIVASQLSSEPPGAPAPFDTTVPFDLERLLRDLLSVEPDRRPATASDVRTELLRIHGSLAREPTARVELPAPPPDPLEDLARTASALGDRIRAAMRTRDGARGLAIGLGVGAVPAMAMMIGAYALLAGDAPAASTTPAAHAPAAVVAPAVAIPAAPEPPGPHDATIERMLHSRQHRERERSAQALLDADPATVPAYARLVASLTIANRCPQRAQHLEAIRTLGDPRALPAVERLAAESTTGCGRRGRFDCYACLREQIPLTIAALTAARDHD; encoded by the coding sequence ATGAGCGCACCGCTGCCCTCGCACCCGGAGGACACGTGGATCGGCCGCGTCATCGACGGCCGCTACCGGATCCTCCGTCGTCTGGGCGAGGGCGGCATGGGCGTGGTGTTCGAGGCCGAGCACCTCAAGCTCGGCAAGCGCGTCGCGCTCAAGGCGATCGCGCCCGAGCGCATCGGCGACGCGGAGATCGCCGCGCGCTTCACGCGCGAGGCGATGGCGACCGCGCAGATCGAGCACCCGCACATCGCGGCGGGGTTCGACTACGGCCTGCTGCCCGAGGGCGGCGCGTACCTCGTCGCGCAGCTCGTGCGCGGGACCAGCCTGCGCGAGCGCCTCGGCCGGGGTCCGACGCCGTGGCGCGAGGCGTGCGCGATCGCCGCGCAGATCGCCGACGCGCTCACCGCGATCCATCGCGCCGGCTACGTGCATCGCGATCTCACGCCGGAGAACGTGCTCGTCGCGGATCGCGACGACGGCACCTCGCACGTCTACGTGCTCGATCTCGGCGTCGCCGCGCTGCTCGCCGCGAGCGCACCGCCTCCGCAGCCGACGCCCGGCACGCTCACCGTGATGGGCACGATCGTCGGCACCGCGGGCTACATGGCGCCGGAGCAGGCGCTCGGACGCGTCGTCGACGCGCGCGCCGATCTCTACGTCGTCGGCGTGCTGCTCTGGGAGATGATCGCGGGGCGTCCGCTCTTCGCGCGCGACGGAGGGCTCACCGCGATCGTCGCCTCGCAGCTCTCGTCGGAGCCGCCCGGCGCGCCCGCGCCGTTCGACACGACGGTGCCGTTCGATCTCGAGCGCCTCCTGCGCGACCTGCTGAGCGTCGAGCCCGACCGACGCCCTGCGACCGCGAGCGACGTGCGGACCGAGCTCCTGCGCATCCACGGCTCGCTCGCGCGCGAGCCCACTGCGCGCGTCGAGCTCCCTGCGCCGCCGCCCGATCCGCTCGAGGACCTCGCGCGCACCGCGTCGGCGCTCGGCGATCGCATCCGCGCCGCGATGCGCACGCGTGACGGCGCGCGCGGGCTCGCGATCGGCCTCGGCGTCGGCGCGGTGCCCGCGATGGCGATGATGATCGGCGCGTACGCGCTGCTCGCGGGCGACGCGCCCGCAGCGAGCACCACGCCGGCGGCGCACGCGCCCGCGGCGGTCGTCGCGCCCGCGGTCGCGATCCCTGCCGCGCCCGAGCCGCCCGGCCCGCACGACGCGACGATCGAGCGCATGCTGCACAGCCGCCAGCACCGCGAGCGCGAGCGCTCCGCGCAGGCCCTGCTCGACGCCGACCCTGCGACGGTGCCCGCGTACGCGCGCCTCGTCGCGAGCCTGACGATCGCGAACCGCTGCCCGCAGCGCGCCCAGCACCTCGAAGCGATCCGCACGCTCGGCGACCCGCGCGCGCTCCCGGCCGTCGAGCGGCTCGCAGCCGAATCGACCACGGGATGCGGCCGCCGTGGCCGATTCGACTGCTACGCGTGCCTCCGAGAGCAGATTCCGCTGACGATCGCCGCGCTGACGGCAGCGCGAGATCACGATTGA
- a CDS encoding DedA family protein produces MLEELVARWGYVAIAIGAVLEGETAVIVGAALAHHGMLDARAVAITAFAGSFAGDQAWYWLGRRSGARLIASRPRWADRASRAQARMRRCGDAYVVAFRFLYGLRVVSPVLLGAAEFPARRFVPLNAIGAALWSVAITALGWSLGSAIQALLGRLARIEELIAVAAVVALVIAVATRIVRRRRAASPARDVDGATPAE; encoded by the coding sequence GTGCTCGAGGAGCTCGTCGCACGCTGGGGCTACGTCGCGATCGCGATCGGCGCGGTCCTCGAAGGCGAGACCGCCGTGATCGTGGGCGCGGCGCTCGCGCACCACGGCATGCTCGACGCGCGCGCCGTCGCGATCACCGCGTTCGCCGGCAGCTTCGCGGGGGACCAGGCCTGGTACTGGCTCGGGCGGCGATCGGGCGCGCGCCTGATCGCGTCGCGCCCGCGCTGGGCCGACCGCGCATCGCGCGCGCAGGCGCGCATGCGCCGGTGCGGCGACGCGTACGTCGTCGCGTTCCGGTTCCTCTACGGCCTGCGCGTGGTCTCGCCGGTGCTGCTCGGCGCGGCGGAATTCCCCGCGCGTCGCTTCGTGCCGCTCAACGCGATCGGCGCCGCGCTCTGGTCGGTCGCGATCACCGCGCTCGGCTGGTCGCTCGGCAGCGCGATCCAGGCGCTCCTCGGTCGCCTCGCGCGCATCGAGGAGCTGATCGCCGTGGCGGCGGTGGTCGCCCTCGTGATCGCCGTGGCGACGCGCATCGTGCGGCGGCGACGCGCCGCATCGCCCGCGCGCGACGTCGACGGCGCGACGCCCGCGGAGTGA
- a CDS encoding helix-turn-helix domain-containing protein, which translates to MPGSTMGVRIERARELAGLNKNQLARAVGTSWQHVDHWERDRTQPSPTSLSRLASVLGVTLAYLLGEEEPVVPPLQEGLETFLRSYAPPDLTPQEIAWLRAAPIDPGLATPGTYLDLLHRIRMPRPASNVPPPATATDDEEPSRNKTGRREKVRMEDVLARVKGRR; encoded by the coding sequence ATGCCGGGATCCACGATGGGCGTGCGCATCGAGCGCGCCAGAGAGCTCGCCGGGCTCAACAAGAACCAGCTCGCGCGCGCCGTCGGCACGTCGTGGCAACACGTCGATCACTGGGAGCGCGATCGCACCCAGCCGAGCCCCACCTCGCTCTCGCGGCTCGCGTCGGTCCTCGGCGTGACGCTCGCGTATCTCCTCGGCGAAGAAGAGCCGGTCGTCCCGCCGCTCCAGGAAGGGCTCGAGACCTTCCTGCGCAGCTACGCGCCACCCGACCTCACGCCGCAGGAGATCGCGTGGCTGCGCGCGGCGCCGATCGATCCGGGCCTCGCGACGCCCGGCACGTACCTCGATCTGCTGCACCGCATCCGCATGCCGCGGCCCGCGAGCAACGTCCCGCCGCCCGCGACCGCGACCGACGACGAAGAGCCGTCGCGCAACAAGACCGGACGCCGCGAGAAGGTGCGCATGGAAGACGTGCTCGCGCGCGTGAAGGGCCGCCGATGA
- a CDS encoding FRG domain-containing protein → MAPRLADLSDVASRAMELVDDEDAIWNWAERCGARGWMFRGQRDADWPVRSSLERCARRMQWERPRRSLEIGIYRRFQRHAHLFVSPLPSDDDVIEWLALIRHFGAPTRLVDWTYSFHVALFFAARSADPHDDEEDRPLGERCAAVWAIDAEWLDARALDHLRHQGAEDVAAAYRDDLYVRRYDTFGTVYNRRPAVPFVLRQNCWRLNERLVAQQGVFLCPGDVERDFEENLAALVRPEDVGKHIRKLVFPKRLALPVLQRAYRSGISLATMYPGLEGFVRSLGDLAAAPEVLSPSELDAPLGMHQPGSPHGSRPTSHPRKRVLRGRGRK, encoded by the coding sequence GTGGCTCCTCGTCTCGCCGATCTCTCCGACGTCGCGTCGCGCGCGATGGAGCTCGTCGACGACGAGGACGCGATCTGGAACTGGGCCGAGCGATGCGGCGCGCGCGGCTGGATGTTCCGCGGACAGCGCGACGCCGACTGGCCGGTGCGCTCGTCGCTCGAGCGCTGCGCGCGCCGGATGCAGTGGGAGAGGCCGCGTCGCTCGCTCGAGATCGGGATCTACCGCCGCTTCCAGCGCCACGCGCACCTGTTCGTGTCGCCGCTGCCGAGCGACGACGACGTGATCGAGTGGCTCGCGCTCATCCGTCACTTCGGCGCGCCCACGCGGCTCGTCGATTGGACGTACTCGTTCCACGTGGCGCTCTTCTTCGCGGCGCGCTCGGCCGATCCCCACGACGACGAAGAGGATCGCCCGCTCGGCGAGCGATGCGCCGCGGTGTGGGCGATCGACGCGGAGTGGCTCGACGCGCGCGCGCTCGATCACCTTCGTCACCAGGGCGCGGAGGACGTCGCCGCCGCGTACCGCGACGACCTCTACGTGCGCCGCTACGACACGTTCGGCACCGTCTACAACCGCCGGCCCGCGGTGCCCTTCGTGCTGCGACAGAACTGCTGGCGTCTCAACGAGCGCCTCGTCGCGCAGCAGGGCGTGTTCCTCTGCCCTGGCGACGTCGAGCGCGACTTCGAGGAGAACCTCGCCGCGCTCGTCCGCCCCGAGGACGTCGGCAAGCACATCCGCAAGCTCGTGTTCCCGAAGCGCCTCGCGCTCCCGGTGCTGCAGCGCGCCTATCGCAGCGGCATCTCGCTCGCGACGATGTACCCCGGGCTCGAGGGCTTCGTGCGCTCGCTGGGCGATCTCGCGGCCGCGCCCGAGGTGCTCTCGCCCAGCGAGCTCGACGCGCCGCTCGGCATGCACCAGCCGGGATCGCCGCACGGATCGCGCCCCACGTCGCACCCGCGCAAGCGGGTGCTGCGCGGCCGCGGACGAAAATGA
- a CDS encoding LamG domain-containing protein yields the protein MSARTAAFLLTALALAACEPEDPGTPVAADALCGEIAAIVCGSDTACFPGSTPDDCVETQAARCDEIVQPLVDDPRLAYDPLRAGAFVESLRAQGDACWEAPFDYASFLDVFAGTGALGADCTPARLDAISLRVSSLSCADRAACRLHLRADGSTVGVCEARRDDACSHALDCEADEFCSLPARWQPGVWGECRPLRADGWSCASDLECASRHCEGTCTARPALARPLEVPYSELVLGAEPIAYLRFAESGARFTDSSGHGHAGEVMGGAMRASQGAIEDDTSGALQLGGEGQFVRVAGLDELEDAEGLSLECWFRRDDVTESRPLLDLSDAMGFGPHVWNHDRGDKVFANFVDGADAQHPIMSGEGAITASTWHHVVATFDGAMGRLYLDGARVGEVMLPAPAEEGDPVLHVTDTLYVGHRVAMGEQAARSFAGVIDEVAVYDHALDEPTIRRHHDAGVAGAIENELPLYTWLAP from the coding sequence ATGTCCGCTCGCACCGCCGCGTTCCTCCTCACCGCCCTCGCGCTCGCCGCGTGCGAGCCCGAAGACCCCGGCACACCGGTCGCCGCCGACGCGCTCTGCGGCGAGATCGCCGCGATCGTCTGCGGCTCCGACACCGCGTGTTTCCCCGGCTCGACGCCCGACGACTGCGTCGAGACCCAGGCCGCGCGGTGCGACGAGATCGTGCAGCCGCTGGTCGACGATCCGCGCCTCGCGTACGACCCGCTGCGCGCCGGCGCGTTCGTCGAGTCGCTGCGTGCGCAGGGCGACGCGTGCTGGGAGGCGCCGTTCGACTACGCGTCGTTCCTCGACGTGTTCGCGGGCACCGGCGCGCTCGGCGCGGACTGCACGCCCGCGCGCCTCGACGCGATCTCGCTGCGCGTCTCGTCGCTCTCGTGCGCCGATCGCGCCGCGTGCCGGCTCCACCTCCGCGCCGACGGCAGCACGGTCGGCGTGTGCGAGGCGCGCCGCGACGACGCGTGCTCGCACGCGCTCGACTGCGAGGCCGACGAGTTCTGCAGCCTGCCCGCGCGCTGGCAGCCCGGCGTGTGGGGCGAGTGCCGCCCGCTGCGCGCCGATGGATGGAGCTGCGCGAGCGACCTCGAGTGCGCGAGCCGCCACTGCGAGGGCACGTGCACGGCGCGTCCCGCGCTCGCGCGGCCGCTCGAGGTCCCGTACTCGGAGCTCGTGCTGGGGGCCGAGCCGATCGCGTACCTCCGCTTCGCCGAGAGCGGCGCACGCTTCACCGACTCGAGCGGGCACGGCCACGCGGGCGAGGTAATGGGGGGCGCGATGCGCGCGAGCCAGGGCGCGATCGAGGACGACACGAGCGGCGCGCTCCAGCTCGGCGGCGAGGGTCAGTTCGTGCGCGTCGCGGGGCTCGACGAGCTCGAGGACGCCGAGGGGCTCTCGCTCGAGTGCTGGTTCCGCCGCGACGACGTGACCGAATCGCGCCCGCTGCTCGATCTGTCCGACGCGATGGGCTTCGGGCCGCACGTGTGGAACCACGATCGCGGCGACAAGGTCTTCGCCAACTTCGTCGACGGCGCGGACGCGCAGCACCCGATCATGTCGGGCGAAGGCGCGATCACGGCGTCGACGTGGCACCACGTCGTCGCGACCTTCGACGGCGCGATGGGCCGCCTCTACCTCGACGGCGCTCGCGTCGGAGAGGTGATGCTCCCCGCGCCCGCCGAAGAGGGCGACCCCGTGCTGCACGTGACCGACACGCTCTACGTCGGGCACCGCGTCGCGATGGGCGAGCAGGCCGCGCGCTCGTTCGCCGGTGTCATCGACGAGGTCGCGGTGTACGACCACGCGCTCGACGAGCCCACGATCCGTCGCCACCACGACGCCGGTGTCGCGGGCGCGATCGAGAACGAGCTCCCGCTCTACACCTGGCTGGCGCCCTGA
- a CDS encoding multicopper oxidase family protein, which yields MRRIAVPMGLALLALSCAPQGDDLAQPMGWDEEVRLETPTDLEPDPRVIEIELVARETELALVGAGATRMWSYGGTVPGPRIDARVGDRLIVHFRNELPEPTTIHWHGVRVPNEMDGAPDHPSPPIAPGETFDYDFELPDEGLFWFHPHHRSAAQVAAGLYGTIVVRADDEPEMDELVLVLSDVAIDDDDGQLLEPDVGGTLATLFGREGNHVLANGRERPTIRARNGVPLRLRMVNAAISRYFQLAIEGHRFTVIGGDAGLSPRGPHEVARPVIMPGQRVDAIVVPRGRDGETLTMRWVPYDRGYGSTEFRDEVDVLAIELVGAPENVAIPEIPARQVEALSTAGATRFDVDLTQRTVDGQLVMGFDGVPHWEATPVAAHVGETQVWTFRNTMDWSHPIHLHGFFFQALDAHGNVVPEWIDTIDVPVDGEASFVVRYDDRPGMWMVHCHILDHADAGMMGMIDLSDGHDHEH from the coding sequence ATGCGTCGGATCGCCGTTCCGATGGGGCTCGCGCTGCTCGCGCTCTCGTGCGCGCCGCAGGGCGACGACCTCGCACAACCGATGGGCTGGGACGAGGAGGTGCGGCTCGAGACGCCCACCGATCTCGAGCCCGATCCGCGCGTGATCGAGATCGAGCTGGTCGCGCGCGAGACCGAGCTCGCGCTCGTCGGCGCGGGCGCGACGCGGATGTGGTCGTACGGCGGGACCGTGCCCGGGCCGCGCATCGACGCGCGCGTCGGCGATCGATTGATCGTGCACTTCCGCAACGAGCTGCCCGAGCCGACCACGATCCACTGGCACGGCGTGCGGGTGCCGAACGAGATGGACGGCGCGCCCGATCATCCGAGCCCGCCGATCGCGCCGGGCGAGACGTTCGACTACGACTTCGAGCTGCCCGACGAAGGGCTCTTCTGGTTCCATCCGCACCATCGCAGCGCGGCGCAGGTCGCGGCGGGGCTCTACGGGACGATCGTCGTGCGCGCGGACGACGAGCCCGAGATGGACGAGCTCGTGCTGGTGCTGAGCGACGTCGCGATCGACGACGACGACGGACAGCTGCTCGAGCCCGACGTGGGCGGGACGCTCGCGACGCTCTTCGGGCGCGAGGGCAACCACGTGCTCGCGAATGGCCGCGAGCGCCCGACCATCCGCGCGCGCAACGGCGTCCCGCTGCGGCTGCGCATGGTGAACGCGGCGATCAGCCGGTACTTCCAGCTCGCGATCGAGGGGCATCGCTTCACGGTGATCGGCGGTGACGCAGGGCTCTCGCCGCGAGGTCCGCACGAGGTCGCGCGCCCGGTGATCATGCCGGGGCAGCGCGTCGACGCGATCGTCGTGCCGCGAGGTCGCGACGGCGAGACCCTGACGATGCGCTGGGTGCCGTACGATCGCGGGTACGGATCGACCGAGTTCCGCGACGAGGTCGACGTGCTCGCGATCGAGCTCGTGGGCGCGCCCGAGAACGTCGCGATCCCGGAGATCCCGGCGCGTCAGGTCGAGGCGCTCTCGACGGCGGGCGCGACCCGCTTCGACGTGGATCTCACGCAGCGCACGGTCGACGGTCAGCTCGTGATGGGCTTCGACGGAGTGCCGCACTGGGAGGCGACGCCGGTCGCGGCGCACGTGGGCGAGACGCAGGTCTGGACGTTCCGCAACACGATGGACTGGTCGCACCCGATCCACCTGCACGGGTTCTTCTTCCAGGCGCTCGACGCGCACGGGAACGTGGTGCCCGAGTGGATCGACACGATCGACGTGCCCGTCGACGGCGAGGCGAGCTTCGTCGTGCGCTACGACGACCGGCCCGGCATGTGGATGGTGCACTGCCACATCCTCGACCACGCCGACGCGGGGATGATGGGGATGATCGATCTGAGCGACGGCCACGACCACGAGCACTGA